A single region of the Brassica rapa cultivar Chiifu-401-42 chromosome A03, CAAS_Brap_v3.01, whole genome shotgun sequence genome encodes:
- the LOC103860369 gene encoding uncharacterized protein LOC103860369 isoform X2, whose translation MKPAWLDALYAEKFFVGCPYHETAKKNEKNVCCLDCCISLCPHCVPSHRYHRLLQVRRYVYHDVVRLEDLQRLIDCSNVQAYTINSAKVVFIKKRPQNRQFKGAGNYCTSCDRSLQEPFIHCSLGCKVEFVMKSYGDITPFLKPCHSLTLGPDYIIPQDLLADDDMAAYETPRSTVVDGDESMSWSSTSSELRDAATTTHVVRKKRTGFCFCAKSANSYKAVSEDPDDISACINRRKGIPQRSPLC comes from the exons ATG AAACCCGCATGGTTGGATGCGCTTTACGCAGAGAAATTCTTCGTAGGATGTCCGTACCATGAGACGGCAAAGAAGAATGAGAAGAACGTGTGTTGTCTTGATTGTTGCATCAGTCTATGCCCTCACTGTGTACCCTCGCATAGATATCACAGACTCCTTCAGGTTCGCCGCTATGTGTATCACGATGTTGTTCGGCTTGAAGATCTTCAGAGACTCATCGACTGCTCTAACGTTCAA GCTTATACAATAAATAGCGCAAAAGTGGTGTTCATCAAGAAGAGACCACAAAATAGACAATTCAAAGGAGCTGGCAACTATTGCACTTCATGTGACCGAAGTCTTCAAGAACCTTTTATCCATTGCTCCTTGGGTTGTAAG GTGGAGTTCGTGATGAAAAGTTACGGGGACATTACTCCATTCCTGAAGCCATGTCACTCTCTTACCCTAGGTCCAGACTACATCATCCCACAAGATTTACTAGCAGATGATGATATGGCTGCCTACGAGACTCCACGATCAACGGTCGTGGATGGTGATGAGTCCATGAGCTGGTCGTCGACTTCATCCGAACTAAGAGACGCTGCAACCACCACCCACGTCGTTAGAAAAAAGCGAACCGGTTTCTGCTTCTGTGCCAAATCGGCTAATAGTTATAAAGCAGTTTCGGAGGATCCTGACGATATCTCAGCCTGCATCAATCGGCGCAAAGGCATTCCTCAACGATCTCCTCTCTGTTAA
- the LOC108871180 gene encoding uncharacterized protein LOC108871180 — protein sequence MVAEYFFQRGTPDLFASSHIVNKAIVACKEWESAQGTVPKPLYTKATPHRIPDLTADTVICHTDAAWNKEHKVAGLAWICSTPDSIEISRGSSLQRAVASPLMAEALAVREALRHASLLSYKRIWLRSDSQGLITAINSNLPSIELYGILSDVDSIVFSAFNSVSFSFVSRNQNGLADSLAKACLCMNPSGLGL from the exons ATGG TAGCAGAGTACTTCTTTCAGAGAGGAACTCCAGACCTCTTTGCGTCGAGTCAC ATCGTCAACAAAGCTATCGTAGCTTGCAAGGAATGGGAAAGCGCTCAAGGGACTGTACCTAAGCCTCTTTATACGAAAGCTACCCCTCACAGGATCCCTGACCTGACAGCAGATACAGTTATCTGCCATACAGACGCAGCGTGGAACAAAGAACATAAAGTTGCGGGTCTCGCGTGGATCTGCTCCACTCCTGACTCAATCGAAATTTCCCGCGGCTCCTCCCTTCAACGCGCGGTAGCTTCACCCCTCATGGCGGAGGCGCTGGCGGTGAGAGAAGCTCTACGACACGCTTCGTTGCTATCCTACAAACGCATCTGGCTACGCTCAGATTCCCAAGGGCTTATTACAGCCATCAACTCGAATCTCCCATCGATAGAACTCTACGGTATTTTATCGGATGTCGATTCGATTGTTTTTTCTGCTTTCAATTCTGTTTCTTTCTCGTTTGTGTCAAGAAACCAAAATGGTCTTGCAGACTCTTTGGCAAAGGCCTGCCTATGTATGAATCCTTCTGGATTGGGCCTCTAA
- the LOC103860369 gene encoding uncharacterized protein LOC103860369 isoform X1, with translation MGIQKPAWLDALYAEKFFVGCPYHETAKKNEKNVCCLDCCISLCPHCVPSHRYHRLLQVRRYVYHDVVRLEDLQRLIDCSNVQAYTINSAKVVFIKKRPQNRQFKGAGNYCTSCDRSLQEPFIHCSLGCKVEFVMKSYGDITPFLKPCHSLTLGPDYIIPQDLLADDDMAAYETPRSTVVDGDESMSWSSTSSELRDAATTTHVVRKKRTGFCFCAKSANSYKAVSEDPDDISACINRRKGIPQRSPLC, from the exons ATG GGAATTCAGAAACCCGCATGGTTGGATGCGCTTTACGCAGAGAAATTCTTCGTAGGATGTCCGTACCATGAGACGGCAAAGAAGAATGAGAAGAACGTGTGTTGTCTTGATTGTTGCATCAGTCTATGCCCTCACTGTGTACCCTCGCATAGATATCACAGACTCCTTCAGGTTCGCCGCTATGTGTATCACGATGTTGTTCGGCTTGAAGATCTTCAGAGACTCATCGACTGCTCTAACGTTCAA GCTTATACAATAAATAGCGCAAAAGTGGTGTTCATCAAGAAGAGACCACAAAATAGACAATTCAAAGGAGCTGGCAACTATTGCACTTCATGTGACCGAAGTCTTCAAGAACCTTTTATCCATTGCTCCTTGGGTTGTAAG GTGGAGTTCGTGATGAAAAGTTACGGGGACATTACTCCATTCCTGAAGCCATGTCACTCTCTTACCCTAGGTCCAGACTACATCATCCCACAAGATTTACTAGCAGATGATGATATGGCTGCCTACGAGACTCCACGATCAACGGTCGTGGATGGTGATGAGTCCATGAGCTGGTCGTCGACTTCATCCGAACTAAGAGACGCTGCAACCACCACCCACGTCGTTAGAAAAAAGCGAACCGGTTTCTGCTTCTGTGCCAAATCGGCTAATAGTTATAAAGCAGTTTCGGAGGATCCTGACGATATCTCAGCCTGCATCAATCGGCGCAAAGGCATTCCTCAACGATCTCCTCTCTGTTAA